Proteins encoded in a region of the Streptomyces sp. NBC_00310 genome:
- a CDS encoding sugar porter family MFS transporter, producing MVVKDGTAKDGTTSATTVSDDAPPAVSRRLRLITLIATFGGLLFGYDTGVINGALPYMTDDLGLTPFTEGMVTSSLLLGAALGAVVGGRMSDARGRRRTILVLAVVFFVGALGCTLAPNTAVMVVARFVLGLAVGGASVTVPVYLAEISPAERRGALVTRNELMIVTGQLLAFTSNAVIARVGGESGGVWRWMLVLATLPAVVLWFGMLVMPESPRWLASQARFGDALEVLRQVRSRQRAEAELSEVSALAVKEEQEKLGGLHDMRATPWVRRLMFVGFGIAIVQQITGVNTIMYYGTQILTDAGFASDSALTANIANGVISVLATFVGIWLLGRVDRRPMLMTGQVGTTAALLLIGVFSLTLPAGDGRAYAVLAMTVTFLAFQQGAISPVTWLMLSEIFPMRMRGFGMGVAAVVLWLTNFLIGLVFPSLVSGIGVSHTFFLFVVAGVLSLAFVKRYVPETRGRSLESLEAELRARFS from the coding sequence ATGGTTGTCAAGGACGGCACCGCCAAGGACGGCACGACATCCGCCACCACGGTCTCGGACGACGCGCCCCCGGCCGTCTCCCGGCGGCTGCGGCTCATCACACTCATCGCCACCTTCGGCGGGCTCCTCTTCGGCTACGACACCGGCGTGATCAACGGTGCCCTGCCGTACATGACCGACGACCTCGGTCTGACGCCCTTCACCGAGGGCATGGTCACCAGCTCGCTGTTGCTGGGGGCGGCCCTGGGCGCGGTCGTCGGCGGCCGGATGTCGGACGCGCGCGGGCGCCGCCGGACGATCCTCGTCCTGGCCGTGGTGTTCTTCGTCGGCGCGCTGGGCTGCACGCTGGCGCCGAACACGGCGGTCATGGTCGTGGCCCGCTTCGTGCTCGGCCTCGCGGTGGGCGGCGCGTCGGTGACCGTGCCCGTCTACCTCGCGGAGATCTCCCCCGCCGAGCGGCGGGGCGCGCTGGTCACCCGCAACGAACTGATGATCGTCACCGGGCAGTTGCTGGCCTTCACCTCCAACGCGGTCATCGCACGGGTCGGCGGCGAGTCCGGCGGTGTCTGGCGCTGGATGCTGGTGCTCGCGACGCTTCCGGCCGTCGTGCTCTGGTTCGGCATGCTGGTGATGCCGGAGAGCCCGCGCTGGCTGGCCTCCCAGGCGCGTTTCGGCGACGCCCTGGAGGTGCTCAGGCAGGTGCGGTCCCGGCAGCGGGCCGAGGCCGAGCTGAGCGAGGTGTCCGCGCTCGCGGTCAAGGAGGAGCAGGAGAAGCTCGGCGGCCTGCACGACATGCGGGCCACGCCGTGGGTGCGCAGGCTGATGTTCGTCGGGTTCGGCATCGCGATCGTGCAGCAGATCACCGGCGTCAACACGATCATGTACTACGGCACCCAGATCCTCACCGACGCCGGCTTCGCCTCCGACAGCGCGCTGACCGCGAACATCGCCAACGGTGTCATCTCGGTGCTCGCCACCTTCGTCGGTATCTGGCTGCTCGGCCGAGTCGACCGCCGACCGATGCTGATGACCGGTCAGGTCGGCACCACGGCCGCCCTGTTGCTGATCGGGGTCTTCTCCCTCACCCTGCCCGCCGGTGACGGCCGCGCGTACGCCGTGCTCGCGATGACCGTCACCTTCCTCGCCTTCCAGCAGGGCGCCATCTCACCGGTGACCTGGCTGATGCTGTCGGAGATCTTCCCGATGCGGATGCGCGGCTTCGGCATGGGTGTGGCGGCGGTGGTGCTGTGGCTGACCAACTTCCTGATCGGACTGGTCTTCCCGTCCCTGGTCTCCGGGATCGGCGTCTCCCACACCTTCTTCCTCTTCGTGGTGGCGGGAGTCCTCTCGCTCGCCTTCGTGAAGCGCTACGTCCCCGAGACCAGGGGGCGTTCGCTGGAATCCCTCGAAGCCGAACTCCGGGCGCGCTTCTCCTGA
- a CDS encoding TIM barrel protein produces MATAPTPLRTTAGNLCLGSAPDSWGVWFPEDEHQVSYPRFLDELAEAGYRWLELGPYGYLPTDPRRLKDELDARGLQVSGGTAFGALHRPEAWDETLAHVRRVATLTAAAGAHHLVLIPPMYRDEKTGAFTEPPELTAEQWAGFGRAADRLGRLLLDEYDIRLVVHPHADSHLQTQPEIERLLNESDARYTNLCLDTGHVAYGGGDNLDLIRRFGERVGYVHIKQMDPAVLAQVTAEDLSFGEAVRRGVCVSPPSGVPNPADVVAELARLDAELFVIVEQDLYPCAPEVPLPIAVRTREQLSGCGLTGTRRPTLER; encoded by the coding sequence ATGGCAACGGCGCCAACCCCACTCCGCACCACCGCGGGCAACCTGTGCCTGGGCTCCGCCCCCGACTCCTGGGGCGTGTGGTTCCCCGAGGACGAGCACCAGGTGTCGTACCCCCGCTTCCTCGACGAGCTGGCCGAGGCCGGGTACCGATGGCTGGAGCTCGGGCCGTACGGCTATCTCCCCACCGACCCTCGACGGCTCAAGGACGAACTCGACGCCCGCGGGCTCCAGGTGTCCGGCGGTACCGCCTTCGGCGCGCTGCACCGGCCCGAGGCGTGGGACGAGACGCTCGCCCACGTCCGCCGGGTCGCCACGCTGACGGCGGCGGCGGGCGCCCACCACCTGGTCCTCATTCCGCCGATGTACCGGGACGAGAAGACCGGCGCCTTCACCGAGCCGCCGGAGCTGACCGCCGAACAGTGGGCCGGCTTCGGGCGCGCCGCCGACCGGCTCGGCCGGCTGCTCCTCGACGAGTACGACATACGCCTCGTCGTCCACCCGCACGCCGACAGCCACCTCCAGACCCAGCCGGAGATCGAGCGGCTGCTGAACGAGTCCGACGCCCGGTACACCAACCTCTGCCTGGACACCGGGCACGTGGCCTACGGCGGCGGCGACAACCTCGACCTGATCCGCCGGTTCGGCGAGCGCGTCGGATACGTCCACATCAAGCAGATGGACCCGGCCGTCCTGGCCCAAGTGACCGCCGAGGACCTGTCGTTCGGCGAAGCCGTCAGGCGCGGGGTGTGCGTCTCGCCACCCTCCGGGGTGCCGAACCCGGCCGACGTGGTGGCCGAACTCGCCCGGCTGGACGCCGAGTTGTTCGTGATCGTCGAGCAGGACCTGTACCCGTGCGCGCCCGAGGTGCCGCTGCCCATCGCCGTACGCACCCGTGAGCAGCTGTCGGGCTGCGGGCTGACGGGTACCCGGCGTCCGACCCTCGAACGGTAG
- a CDS encoding LacI family DNA-binding transcriptional regulator, with product MADVAARAGVSRALVSIVFRNQPGASEETRERVLRVADEIGYRPDSAARLLARGRSRTLGVMFTVHQTFHTNLIEGIYPEAERLGYEVLLSGATGSRSEEKAVEALLSHRCEALILLGSFAEPDFLEGLGRRTVAVSVSRRVPRAHVDFVHSAEGKGVRQAMDHLVELGHRRIVHLDGGRGPGSAERRRAYRAAMRRHGLEPEARVVPGDHTEESGIETGRLLLAERDRGQPLPTAVLAGNDRSAMGLLMSLTRSGVEVPRDLSVVGYDDSHLSHLMPIGLTTVRQDAVLMAEHAVRFAVERLEKPELEPREAVLEPKLVVRGTSGPVPADGA from the coding sequence ATGGCGGACGTCGCCGCGAGGGCGGGCGTCTCCCGGGCGCTCGTCTCGATCGTGTTCCGCAACCAGCCGGGAGCGAGCGAGGAGACCCGGGAGCGGGTGCTGAGGGTCGCCGACGAGATCGGCTACCGGCCCGACAGCGCGGCCCGGCTGCTGGCGCGCGGCCGCAGCCGCACGCTCGGCGTGATGTTCACCGTCCACCAGACCTTCCACACCAACCTCATCGAGGGCATCTACCCCGAGGCCGAACGCCTCGGCTACGAGGTCCTGCTCTCCGGCGCCACCGGGAGCCGCAGCGAGGAGAAGGCCGTCGAGGCGCTGCTCAGCCACCGCTGCGAGGCCCTGATCCTGCTCGGCTCCTTCGCCGAGCCCGACTTCCTCGAAGGCCTGGGGCGTCGTACCGTCGCCGTCTCCGTCAGCCGCCGGGTCCCCCGCGCCCACGTCGACTTCGTGCACTCCGCCGAGGGCAAGGGCGTACGGCAGGCGATGGACCACCTTGTCGAACTGGGGCACCGGCGGATCGTGCACCTCGACGGCGGTCGGGGCCCCGGCTCGGCCGAGCGGCGGCGTGCGTACCGGGCGGCGATGCGCCGCCACGGCCTGGAGCCCGAGGCCCGTGTCGTTCCCGGTGACCACACGGAGGAGTCGGGCATCGAGACCGGCCGACTTCTCCTCGCCGAACGTGACCGGGGGCAGCCCCTGCCGACGGCCGTCCTCGCCGGCAACGACCGCAGCGCGATGGGCCTGTTGATGTCCCTGACCCGATCCGGCGTCGAGGTGCCCCGCGACCTGTCCGTCGTCGGCTACGACGACAGCCATCTCTCCCATCTGATGCCGATCGGTTTGACCACCGTCCGCCAGGACGCGGTGCTGATGGCGGAACACGCGGTGCGGTTCGCGGTGGAACGGCTGGAGAAGCCCGAACTGGAGCCGCGTGAGGCGGTGTTGGAGCCCAAGCTGGTGGTACGCGGGACCAGTGGGCCGGTTCCGGCTGACGGTGCGTAG
- a CDS encoding sugar ABC transporter substrate-binding protein — protein sequence MHRHHRVAALTATVLTGALLAAGCSSDSGGKKSEEGGDSTAAGRADTPRMTVAMVTHASPGDTFWDLIRKGAQAAAAKDNIKLVYSADPNAGNQANLVQNAIDQKVDGIALTAAKPDAMKDAVAKATAAGIPVVGFNSGVDDWKELGMLEYFGQDENIAGQAFGERLDQAGAEHALCVIQEQGQVALEARCAGLKKGFGGTTDILYVNGTDMPSVKATITAKLKQDSSIDRVVTLGAPIALTAVQSVSDASSEAKVATFDLNEDLVRAVKDGDVEFAVDQQPYLQGYLAVDGLWLYRNNGNFSGGGTAPVLTGPAFITEENVDDVAEFAAKGTR from the coding sequence ATGCACAGACACCATCGAGTCGCCGCTCTGACCGCCACCGTCCTGACCGGCGCCCTGCTCGCCGCCGGCTGCTCCAGCGATTCCGGCGGCAAGAAGTCGGAGGAGGGCGGGGACTCCACGGCCGCGGGCAGGGCCGACACCCCGCGTATGACCGTGGCCATGGTCACCCACGCCTCCCCCGGCGACACCTTCTGGGACCTCATCCGCAAGGGCGCCCAGGCGGCTGCCGCCAAGGACAACATCAAGCTCGTCTACTCCGCCGACCCCAACGCCGGCAACCAGGCCAACCTCGTACAGAACGCGATCGACCAGAAGGTCGACGGCATCGCGCTCACCGCCGCCAAGCCCGACGCCATGAAGGACGCCGTCGCCAAGGCCACCGCCGCGGGCATCCCGGTCGTCGGCTTCAACTCAGGCGTCGACGACTGGAAGGAACTCGGCATGCTGGAGTACTTCGGCCAGGACGAGAACATCGCCGGCCAGGCCTTCGGCGAGCGCCTGGACCAGGCAGGCGCCGAGCACGCCCTGTGTGTCATCCAGGAGCAGGGGCAGGTCGCCCTGGAGGCCCGGTGCGCCGGTCTCAAGAAGGGTTTCGGCGGCACCACCGACATCCTCTACGTCAACGGCACCGACATGCCCTCCGTGAAGGCGACGATCACCGCCAAGCTCAAGCAGGACTCCTCCATCGACCGGGTGGTCACTCTGGGCGCCCCGATCGCCCTGACCGCCGTGCAGTCGGTGTCCGACGCGAGCAGCGAGGCCAAGGTCGCGACCTTCGACCTCAACGAGGATCTGGTGCGGGCGGTCAAGGACGGCGACGTCGAGTTCGCCGTCGACCAACAGCCCTACCTCCAGGGCTACCTCGCCGTCGACGGCCTGTGGCTGTACAGGAACAACGGCAACTTCAGCGGCGGCGGCACCGCACCCGTCCTCACGGGCCCCGCGTTCATCACCGAGGAGAACGTGGACGACGTCGCCGAGTTCGCGGCGAAGGGCACCCGCTGA
- a CDS encoding AraC family transcriptional regulator, whose product MLERLNQAMEHIERHLDQPIEVADLARIAVTSEYHLRRLFSALAGMPLSEYVRRRRLTVAGAEVLADGQTLLEIAVRYGYGSGEAFARAFRALHGVGPGEARRTGASLRSQPRMSFRLVVEGSSSMQYRVVEKEEFRVVGRKTRVPLVHEGMNPAIADFIRSIGQETLGRIESLSDQEPKGIVSISDNLDAGRAEGTELDYFHGAVTRAAVPEDMDELTVPAGTWAVFENSGPFPQALQYLWRDVFTQWFPSNPYRSRPGPEILRTRLSPDATRADAELWIPVERTPV is encoded by the coding sequence GTGCTGGAGCGGCTGAACCAGGCCATGGAGCACATCGAGCGCCATCTCGACCAACCGATCGAGGTGGCCGACCTGGCACGGATCGCGGTGACGTCGGAGTACCACCTGCGGCGGCTCTTCTCCGCGCTCGCGGGCATGCCGCTGTCGGAGTACGTGCGGCGTCGGCGGCTGACGGTCGCCGGCGCCGAGGTACTGGCCGACGGGCAGACCCTGCTGGAGATCGCCGTGCGCTACGGCTACGGCTCGGGGGAGGCGTTCGCGCGGGCGTTCCGTGCCCTGCACGGCGTCGGCCCCGGAGAGGCCCGGCGCACCGGTGCCAGTCTGCGGTCCCAGCCCCGGATGTCCTTCCGCCTCGTCGTCGAAGGGAGCAGCAGCATGCAATACCGAGTCGTGGAGAAGGAGGAGTTCAGGGTGGTCGGGAGGAAGACCCGTGTCCCCCTCGTGCACGAGGGGATGAACCCGGCGATCGCCGACTTCATCCGGAGCATCGGGCAGGAGACCCTCGGCCGGATCGAGAGCCTCTCCGATCAGGAGCCGAAGGGAATCGTCTCGATCAGCGACAACCTCGACGCCGGCCGGGCCGAGGGGACCGAACTCGACTACTTCCACGGGGCGGTGACCCGCGCCGCCGTGCCCGAGGACATGGACGAGCTCACCGTCCCGGCGGGAACCTGGGCCGTCTTCGAGAACTCCGGGCCGTTCCCGCAGGCGCTGCAGTATCTGTGGCGGGACGTGTTCACCCAGTGGTTCCCGTCCAACCCGTATCGGAGCCGCCCCGGCCCCGAGATCCTGCGGACCCGGCTGTCGCCGGACGCGACGCGGGCGGACGCGGAACTGTGGATTCCGGTGGAGCGGACCCCGGTCTGA
- a CDS encoding FAD-dependent monooxygenase, producing MRAIVVGAGIGGLAATLSLRRAGCEVTLVEQTPEFTEIGAGIQLAPNATRVLRRLGLLDAVAARSTRPSRLSFRTWSDGGEICHFALGRAVEDAFGAPYLQVHRADLHQALAAAVPPASVRLNTVVVGIGQDDKAAQVTTADGEHLVADLVVAADGVRSSARQWLFGADEALFSGTAAYRALLPAEQVADLDLPEYALWLGPGRHFVHYWVRRGELLNVVGVVGTDRAQESWTARAEPEEQLRAFDGWDPRVLGLLGRTGTVLRYGIHTRAPLARWNIGRVTLLGDSAHAMVPFQAQGAAQALADAAVLGDCLTDAAPADVPDALDRYANRRLATATRVQAGSARAGEDYHLPDGPEAHARNARLAAQADENGFGPHAAAWGVDAFDEQTS from the coding sequence ATGAGGGCGATCGTCGTGGGGGCGGGCATCGGGGGACTGGCCGCGACACTGAGTCTGCGGCGCGCCGGGTGCGAGGTGACGCTCGTCGAACAGACACCCGAGTTCACCGAGATCGGTGCGGGGATCCAGCTCGCGCCCAACGCCACCCGCGTCCTGCGCCGGCTCGGACTGCTCGACGCGGTCGCCGCCCGGTCCACCCGGCCGTCCCGGCTGAGCTTCCGTACGTGGTCCGACGGCGGCGAGATCTGCCACTTCGCGCTCGGGCGTGCGGTCGAGGACGCCTTCGGGGCGCCGTACCTCCAGGTCCACCGGGCCGATCTGCACCAGGCCCTGGCCGCCGCGGTGCCGCCCGCGTCGGTGCGGCTGAACACCGTGGTCGTGGGCATCGGGCAGGACGACAAGGCGGCGCAGGTGACGACGGCCGACGGGGAGCACCTGGTGGCGGACCTGGTGGTCGCGGCGGACGGCGTACGGTCCTCGGCCCGGCAGTGGCTGTTCGGCGCCGACGAGGCGTTGTTCTCGGGGACCGCCGCGTACCGGGCCCTGCTGCCGGCCGAGCAGGTGGCCGACCTGGACCTGCCGGAGTACGCGCTCTGGCTCGGCCCGGGACGGCACTTCGTGCACTACTGGGTGCGCCGCGGGGAACTGCTCAACGTCGTGGGCGTCGTCGGCACCGACAGGGCACAGGAGTCCTGGACGGCGCGGGCCGAGCCGGAGGAGCAACTGCGCGCGTTCGACGGGTGGGATCCCCGGGTGCTCGGCCTCCTGGGCCGGACGGGGACGGTGCTCCGCTACGGCATCCACACCCGCGCCCCGCTCGCCCGCTGGAACATCGGGCGCGTCACCCTGCTCGGCGACAGCGCCCACGCGATGGTGCCGTTCCAGGCCCAGGGCGCGGCGCAGGCCCTGGCCGACGCGGCCGTGCTCGGCGACTGCCTCACGGACGCGGCACCGGCCGACGTACCCGACGCGCTGGACCGGTATGCGAACCGACGGCTGGCCACCGCCACACGGGTGCAGGCCGGGTCCGCGCGGGCCGGCGAGGACTACCACCTGCCGGACGGGCCGGAGGCACACGCCCGCAACGCCCGCCTGGCCGCCCAGGCGGACGAGAACGGATTCGGCCCCCATGCGGCGGCGTGGGGGGTCGACGCGTTCGACGAGCAGACGTCGTAG
- a CDS encoding RidA family protein — MAITLVNPGGLPKIDAYRQVSIATGSKLVFIAGQVSWDADGVTVGVGDLAAQVERCYLNVGTALAEAGASFDDVAKLNIHVVDWTPDKMPALMDGISRATAKLGTTPVPPATLLGVAALDIPEHLVEIEATAVID, encoded by the coding sequence ATGGCCATCACCCTGGTGAATCCCGGCGGACTGCCGAAGATCGACGCGTACCGGCAGGTGTCGATCGCGACCGGCTCGAAGCTGGTCTTCATCGCCGGGCAGGTCTCGTGGGACGCCGACGGAGTCACCGTCGGCGTGGGCGACCTGGCCGCCCAGGTCGAGCGGTGCTACCTCAACGTCGGCACCGCGTTGGCCGAGGCCGGCGCCTCGTTCGACGACGTGGCGAAGCTCAACATCCATGTCGTCGACTGGACGCCCGACAAGATGCCCGCCCTCATGGACGGGATCTCCCGGGCGACCGCGAAGCTGGGAACGACCCCGGTCCCGCCCGCCACACTCCTCGGCGTCGCGGCCCTGGACATCCCCGAACACCTGGTCGAGATCGAGGCCACCGCGGTCATCGACTGA
- a CDS encoding DUF6215 domain-containing protein produces MGTGAQVFSAVATVGMIVGAMWFLTEILDQTPESVGPAVCSSSDDASPAPRGKASGAQLCTALNRSDLPKLLGTPTEQAVTASGGESESTWASGTKTVTPEATVDLETYTVELSASYEDLPVTESVGYLGAGAETRTVLGHPTVLYSDRTIAISFGLDGSDPQSGPGGVARRLLVATDPKDSGSTFELVIWRQDSQTPDDEALFRVAEKVLPTLPGWKPAA; encoded by the coding sequence ATGGGCACGGGGGCCCAGGTGTTTTCGGCGGTGGCGACCGTCGGGATGATCGTGGGAGCCATGTGGTTCCTGACGGAGATCCTCGACCAGACGCCCGAGAGCGTGGGGCCGGCCGTCTGTTCGTCCTCGGACGACGCCTCGCCTGCGCCCCGGGGCAAGGCCTCCGGTGCGCAGCTCTGCACCGCGCTGAACCGCTCCGACCTGCCCAAGCTCCTCGGCACACCGACCGAACAGGCGGTGACCGCGTCGGGCGGCGAGAGCGAGTCCACCTGGGCGAGCGGCACCAAGACCGTCACCCCCGAGGCGACCGTCGACCTGGAGACCTACACCGTGGAGCTCTCGGCGTCCTACGAGGACCTCCCGGTCACCGAGTCGGTCGGCTACCTGGGCGCCGGAGCCGAGACCAGGACGGTCCTGGGACACCCGACGGTCCTCTACTCGGACCGGACCATCGCCATCTCCTTCGGACTCGACGGCAGCGATCCCCAGTCCGGCCCCGGCGGCGTCGCCCGCCGGCTGCTGGTGGCGACCGACCCGAAGGACAGCGGCAGCACCTTCGAACTCGTCATCTGGCGCCAGGACTCCCAGACACCCGACGACGAGGCCCTGTTCCGCGTCGCGGAAAAGGTCCTGCCGACGCTCCCGGGCTGGAAGCCGGCCGCCTGA
- a CDS encoding Gfo/Idh/MocA family protein translates to MSEQGSLGVAVIGTGRMGADHVRRITDVISGAHVAAVVDLDTDRAKAIAAGIEGCVSYGDAAEALAAPGVAAVLVASPGPAHEAALLTAFEHDLPVLCEKPLTPDSASALRLLEAEQRLGHRRVQVGFMRRYDREYVKLKALLDSGELGRPLLLHNRHRNAEAPPGFTDALAINDSVAHEMDVTRWLLGQEITAVTVLRPRPSAYAPEGLSDPQFVVFETDGGAVVDVEIFLSARYGYQVQAEAVCENGTARIGDGHDMLVNTAGRWGGTVTPSYIERFEDAYDRQVQAWVDATRRGEVTGPSTWDGYAVAAVSEAGVRALTEGVRVEVELVERPALYR, encoded by the coding sequence ATGTCTGAGCAGGGCTCACTCGGTGTCGCCGTCATCGGCACCGGCCGGATGGGCGCCGACCACGTGCGCCGGATCACCGACGTGATCAGCGGCGCCCATGTGGCCGCCGTCGTCGACCTCGACACCGACCGGGCCAAGGCGATCGCCGCCGGCATCGAGGGGTGTGTGTCCTACGGCGACGCCGCCGAGGCGCTGGCCGCACCGGGCGTGGCCGCCGTCCTCGTGGCCTCCCCGGGCCCCGCCCACGAGGCGGCCCTGCTCACCGCCTTCGAGCACGACCTTCCCGTCCTGTGCGAGAAGCCCCTCACTCCGGACTCCGCCTCCGCGCTGCGTCTGCTGGAGGCCGAGCAGCGGCTGGGTCACCGCAGGGTGCAGGTGGGTTTCATGCGCCGCTACGACCGCGAGTACGTCAAACTCAAGGCCCTGTTGGACAGCGGCGAGCTGGGCCGGCCGCTGCTGCTGCACAACCGGCACCGCAACGCCGAGGCCCCGCCCGGGTTCACCGACGCCCTGGCGATCAACGACTCAGTGGCCCACGAGATGGACGTCACCCGCTGGCTGCTCGGCCAGGAGATCACCGCCGTCACCGTGCTGCGGCCCCGGCCGTCCGCGTACGCCCCCGAGGGTCTGAGCGACCCGCAGTTCGTCGTCTTCGAGACCGACGGCGGTGCCGTGGTCGACGTCGAGATCTTCCTCAGTGCCCGCTACGGCTACCAGGTCCAGGCGGAGGCGGTCTGCGAGAACGGCACGGCCCGCATCGGCGACGGACACGACATGCTCGTCAACACGGCGGGACGCTGGGGCGGTACGGTCACGCCGAGCTACATCGAGCGCTTCGAGGACGCCTACGACCGTCAGGTCCAGGCCTGGGTCGACGCCACCCGCCGCGGCGAGGTCACCGGACCGAGCACCTGGGACGGGTACGCCGTCGCCGCGGTCTCCGAGGCGGGCGTCCGCGCCCTGACCGAGGGCGTCCGCGTCGAGGTGGAACTCGTCGAACGCCCCGCCCTCTACCGCTGA
- a CDS encoding L-idonate 5-dehydrogenase, with the protein MRACVVHGVGDLRVEERPYDGPAPGEIAVAVALGGICGSDLHYYHRGRVGDFAVSEPLVLGHEVVGHVAALGPGVAGPTAPEVGSAVAVHPATPCGVCPECARGTRHVCAHTRYLGSAAHTPHVQGGFAQRITVPADQVRALPPGLDLRRAVLAEPLSVALHAVRRAGEVSGRRVLVTGAGPIGCLVVAALRHAGAAEVVVSDLHDEPLRIAGEVGATALARADRPDDPAWAGVFDLAVEASGAPAGLRSCVERVRRGGTVVMLGLLPPGEIGLLGNVVVTRELELRGSFRFDTEFDEALSLLAQGLPVDPVVTHTFPLERAVTAFDTAQDRTVASKVLLDLSGEA; encoded by the coding sequence ATGCGCGCGTGTGTTGTCCACGGAGTCGGCGACCTCCGGGTCGAGGAACGGCCGTACGACGGTCCCGCACCCGGGGAGATCGCGGTCGCCGTCGCCCTCGGCGGGATCTGCGGTTCCGATCTGCACTACTACCACCGGGGCCGGGTGGGCGACTTCGCGGTGAGCGAGCCCCTGGTGCTCGGCCACGAGGTGGTGGGCCATGTCGCCGCCCTCGGCCCCGGCGTCGCGGGGCCGACCGCTCCGGAGGTGGGCTCCGCCGTCGCGGTCCATCCGGCGACGCCCTGCGGGGTCTGCCCCGAGTGCGCGCGCGGCACGCGCCACGTCTGCGCGCACACCCGCTATCTGGGCAGCGCGGCCCACACCCCGCATGTGCAGGGCGGGTTCGCGCAGCGCATCACCGTGCCCGCCGACCAGGTCAGGGCGCTCCCGCCCGGGCTCGATCTGCGCCGTGCCGTGCTCGCCGAGCCGCTGTCGGTGGCGCTGCACGCCGTACGCCGGGCGGGCGAGGTGAGCGGCAGGCGGGTCCTGGTCACCGGGGCCGGTCCGATCGGCTGTCTGGTCGTGGCGGCGCTGCGGCACGCCGGCGCCGCCGAGGTCGTCGTCAGCGACCTCCACGACGAGCCGCTGCGGATCGCCGGCGAGGTGGGCGCCACCGCCCTCGCACGGGCGGACCGGCCCGACGATCCCGCCTGGGCCGGTGTCTTCGACCTCGCCGTGGAGGCGTCCGGGGCACCGGCCGGACTGCGGAGCTGTGTGGAGCGGGTACGGCGGGGCGGCACCGTGGTCATGCTCGGGCTGCTGCCGCCCGGGGAGATCGGGCTGCTCGGCAATGTCGTGGTCACCCGTGAGCTGGAACTGCGCGGGTCCTTCCGCTTCGACACCGAGTTCGACGAGGCCCTGTCCCTGCTGGCCCAGGGCCTCCCTGTCGACCCGGTCGTCACGCACACGTTCCCGTTGGAGCGGGCCGTCACCGCGTTCGACACCGCTCAGGACCGCACGGTCGCGTCGAAGGTGCTGCTGGATCTGTCCGGGGAGGCGTGA
- a CDS encoding SDR family oxidoreductase produces the protein MSHPLFDVTGKVALVTGSSRGIGRALAVGLLEAGCTVVLNGRNAVALESTRAELAETFGEAVLAEAFDVTDPASVAAAVTRIEDGAGPVDILVNNTGAQRRAPFLDFTDEDWHGLLDTNLTSAFLVGREVARRMVPRGHGKIINICSLQSEAVRPGIAPYAATKGGLKMLTKGMCADLGPHGIQVNGIGPGYFDTELTSALVADEEFSAWVRGRTPAGRWGKVEDLVGALLFLSSPASDFVNGQLLYVDGGMLSVL, from the coding sequence GTGAGCCACCCCCTCTTCGACGTCACCGGCAAGGTCGCCCTGGTCACCGGATCGAGCCGCGGCATCGGCCGGGCGCTGGCCGTCGGTCTGCTGGAGGCCGGCTGCACGGTCGTTCTCAACGGCCGAAACGCCGTCGCCCTGGAGAGCACCCGCGCGGAGCTGGCCGAGACCTTCGGAGAGGCGGTCCTCGCGGAGGCCTTCGACGTCACCGACCCCGCCTCGGTCGCCGCCGCCGTCACCCGGATCGAGGACGGGGCAGGCCCCGTCGACATCCTGGTCAACAACACCGGCGCCCAACGCCGCGCCCCTTTCCTCGACTTCACCGACGAGGACTGGCACGGCCTGCTCGACACCAACCTCACCAGCGCCTTCCTCGTGGGCCGCGAGGTCGCCCGCCGTATGGTCCCCCGGGGCCACGGCAAGATCATCAACATCTGCTCGCTGCAGAGCGAGGCGGTACGCCCCGGCATCGCGCCCTATGCGGCGACCAAGGGCGGCCTGAAGATGCTCACCAAGGGCATGTGCGCCGACCTCGGGCCGCACGGCATCCAGGTCAACGGCATCGGCCCCGGCTACTTCGACACCGAGCTGACCTCCGCGCTGGTCGCGGACGAGGAGTTCAGCGCCTGGGTGCGGGGGCGGACCCCCGCCGGCCGCTGGGGCAAGGTCGAGGACCTGGTCGGCGCCCTGCTCTTCCTCTCCTCTCCCGCCTCCGACTTCGTCAACGGGCAGCTGCTGTACGTCGACGGCGGCATGCTGTCTGTCCTGTGA